One Coregonus clupeaformis isolate EN_2021a chromosome 36, ASM2061545v1, whole genome shotgun sequence genomic window, TGAAAAAGCCCTGAGTTCAAAGTTGGTGTTTATTTTACCACTCCAAACAGATAACAAGCTTGTCTTTGTACCATCTGTAAAACACATAAAGGTAAATGTACAAAGTTTGACTACGATCAAGAAAATAAAAGTGTTGACATTGACATGTATCTGACATTGTTTTACATTCTAATGTAATAATGCATTCTCAATCAAGCCAAATATGCACAGAGGAAAAACATGTTTAGCTATAGACTGCTACAAAAAAGGTGTGAAAAACATTAAGGGTGAGcagttctctcatttgtgtctggaagtagctagcaagctagccaacgttagccagttagcttgggtgcttgactgccattgtgaggtcagaacgatcggatcaaccctactcctcgggccagagcgtccagtgggcgctctgaacgctccgagagtgaaacgctctcaatttacgaacggacaatctgacaacactctgaatttacgaacgcccagagcgcactctgagcgtACTCTGGCACttcagattgaatttacgaacacaccctaaGATAAATGAGATATACTTCCCAATGGCCTTTCATTATGTCATAATAATCTAGCTTTGATGATTCCATGATGGACGACAATGGCTTTTTCCACACATCCAATAATAACAGGACTCCATCGTGGCAACCAAATCCTAAAGGGCAGAACATTCTCTATGGCATTTAGTGGCCTTGCATGCATAATGGTTAGAGGCTATCACTGCTTCCTGCTAGATCTTATCAATACATGGGAACGCCACTGCTTTGATGTCATGACATTTACTCTGGTGAAATATGTGAACCTGGCAATATAGCAGCTGGAGGGTCATAACTGTAAGCAGGTCCCTTTACGTTGACTCATGCTCTTGGagttagtgagtgtgtgtatgatgACATGTACGACGACAACGATCTATACCCACACACAGCTAGTCGTGGAAGACTGGGAGGGAAGGATGTTttttttcttgtgtgtgtgttctagtgaGCTATGGAAAGAAAACCCGTTTGTTAGGACTGTACATCTTGGTCAATCATGGAGTTACTCCACAACCTTTACCAACACAACCTTTATAGTAAAAAAAAACAGTCCTGAGCTTAGCCATGAATTTCTATGTCAATATCATCCACTGACCCTTactctcttcttctccttctcaatTATAGAGTCCATGGAAGCTCTGGCAAGTCTGAAGGGCAGGACCACCCAGCAGTTCTTCTTCAATCTCACCTCTATCCCTGGAGAAGAGCTCATCACCTCTGCAGAGCTCCGGGTCTACAGGGACCAGGTCCTGGGGGCCACAGCAGCTCCCACCAGTAACACCAGTTACAACAGAAGTAACAGCTCAAGTACCAAGACCAGTACCAGTGCTGGTGGCATCCATCGTATCAACGTGTACGAGGTGTTTGGAGCCCCTGCATCTCCCCGTGGGGAACCCCTGACGCGCCTCCTGGACACTCGGCTGGTGCAGGACTCTCTGAGCCGCTGGGAAAGCTTCGACGTCAGCCCCGCCGTGTCCCAGTGGGCCTCTGGGGGGCGCCACAACCACGGCTTCATGGTGGAGGTGTTCCACCCATACACCCAGGGGGGCGAGGAGGCCCAGAGACAGAGCAGGCACATCAGGGTGAGCCGCTCCCTCCACGAGGACCAGGACTCATGGCCCCAGGCTCGACCCCTGCTGGTGACCTACAGTCATGACGGGCGGGGGAACGCGGTGCTGCACAGGGACAAGAGACAGGCAGCAGGCCACAGGAAACAGAGGAGGAAGCATCAACACAAGGCCAACTGCCGCAGACACGAACTCGACGTGGACTTCAGCGAAGTGGGCTGGAACGAGTGGATTGTGGCGCCCCCTGGCTACCACGCCTTCTACTGCCACGGGGTATGCCCCTTCCCATTGGCCGACCACCTCAACTCTACCAACCACGCCATCGTTCAGACTTTGGTCAACTCTGTGAACTCCAACATCCCCCGGGCGTGCTGCGTGCCCACAGAGCTCAGCCCCATATCTTTGCTCTATCTGGATGAGTATGAGAAGGTAATCCTCAAAAACTACCAGGATATGGTGGTGGAGGGATGTGGCTGCCgttgagacacacagagagagagagagcgagagagagagagggatgggatgaCGGGATGGTGACTGAGAAAGACAGAGAGTGTGAGGTTATATGGACACCCAGTTTCCCAATGAAGATGTTTTATTTATATGAAAGAAAAGACACAAACAGAGCTATTTTGGGAGAAGAAGAAATAACAACTATATATGAATATATTTATGTCTACTTAAAGTTgggaaaaatacatattttacttGGAGGAATAATCCTTTACTGGTTTTGAAATTGTATTTCTGATGTACATTTCGAATTGGGTGCAATACCACATGAAGTATAATGCTCAGatgtttattttgtatttatttctaTTATAACCACTTTATTTGTAAATAAATTATGTGTATTTATCGTGAGAAAACACTTTGGTTGTTCCAATTATCCAACACTTGTCCAGCTGACTTCACAATGTGTGCTTAAAAACATTCAAATCACACTAAGGATGTCAAGGTGTCAAAAAGTAGCAGAGCTACAAACTTCTCCCACATAAATTAGCTGCAAAAAACAAACATGACTAGGTTAAAAGCTAACTCTCTAACACTGAATGCCTAGATGAAGCATTTACACCTACTATGATAAACATAACTGGAGCCTGGCAATGTGTTTTGAAAGGGTCAGTGTAAGTGTGGTGTAATGGCCTGCAATGGTGTATAGAATCACAGCAGGGTCCAGGGTAGTTACATCTATACAGATGTTATAAGGTCTCTGGGGAGGACTAGGAAAACACAGCAAGATGTTTTCCTCCAGTACATGGCGTTGCACAGATCCCTGGGAATGAAGGCTGAGGTAAAAGTTAACCCCTGGGAATAGTTCgtttaaaagagagagagagaaagagagagtgggtggataagtagagagggggggggggacagaaagagaaagaaaactaACAACCTGAGTTGTGTGTCGGTGTGTGAGGGATTTGAAGAGTGTCTGTGCTGTGAGTTTGTTTACTGTGCGATTTGAGACATGACAGCCTGCGAGCTAGCAGACAGACACGCCAATTGGCCATCAGCGAGACACGAGGTCTACAGCTGCTTTAATTAATAAAGAtaaataaacacacatacacaccggtTACATATTGCACATGTTCAGACACATTATCCCCCTGTGTCTTTTTGGCTACCTTCCTTTGTCATCTCTGACTCATATTCTTCTTCTGTTGTGTTTTAGGCACCACTGGGAAAACCCTCACTGGAATAGTTCTGTTAGAGAAATGAATGAACACTAACACAAACAACACTGTCAGTGACAAACAGGGGATTATTGCTCATATTTAATTCATAGGGACAGATAATGGCAGGATGCGATGGCAAAAACCAAACATATCGTATGTCCAAGACAGCACGGGCATGAAGGTTAGAATTAATATCTTAATACTTGTATTGTTCTTGGAAAAGTAGTGCAGTCACTAAGCCTAAAAGGAGTGACTTGGAATAGTTTGAAAAGAGACAGATGATATAAATACTGTAGCCACACTGGTGGAgtagataatgagagagagaggaaagagaaagagaaagagagagagagagagagagagagagagagagagagagagagagagagagagagagggaggaaagagaaagagagagggaggaaagagaaagagaaagagaaagagagagggaggaaagagaaagagagagggaggaaagagaaagagagagggagaaaagagaaagagaaagagagagggaggaaagagaaagagagaggggggaaagagatagagagaggggggaaaaagagagagaggaaagagagagagaggaaagagagagaggaaagagaaagagagagggaggaaagagaaagagagagagaggaaagagagagggaggaaagagaaagagagagagaggaaagagaaagagagagggaggaaatagaaagagagagggaggaaagagaaagagagagagaggaaaggttgTGGAGTTGCACAAACTGTGTTTGCATTAGACAGGGTTTGGAACGGAACACAAGTCATCTCAAGCTCTAAATATAATGTTTTTTATACGAGCGCAGATTGGAACCATGGAATGTTGGTTTCAAACTCAGACACGCTTGCAGAGAGCAACCCAACATGGTTGTGTTTTTAGTCAGCTATAGAAATACTTTTCTGGAAGGCTTTTACTttttcttgggggggggggggacgtaCATTTTAACAAATATATGCTTTAAACTCACGTACATCTATCGTTTAATAGTACAGGAGTTACATTTCCAAAGCGCTGACAGTAGAAATGGTGAAATTTCTTATCCCTAAGTCCTAAGATAATGACTTTCACTCATTTCCCGATATTTTGCCATTGTGTCTATTGACTTATTGTGCAACAGATAGAAAGATGACCTAATACCTACTATTACCcagcacccacctgggtgatgcaaTAGGCAGTAATTTTTTTTGCCAGAGCAGTCCCCGTCCACACATCAGTTTCAATCCCCTGGCCTACacgtgttattttattttaccttccATCCGTTCCCCCCAGAGTTCCCATCTGGTTTCCATTTCTGTAATGTAGACCCCAACTACAGAACTCAGCTCAGCACATGGTCTCCTATAGCCCTACCAGTAGCACCACCcgcctgcctccctgcctttctgcctgcctgcctccctgcctccctgcctccctgcctccctgcctccctgcctttcTGCCTGCCTTCCCACCCTTCCCACCCTTCCTGCCCCCCCCCcaatcccccctcccccctctgccTTCCTCTCAGCGCACCATTTTAATGGACTTCAGAAGGGAGTCACTTCACTGGCACAGTTAATGAACATTTGATGAAAATCAACTAAACATTAAACAGTAAAACCTTACCCCCCCATCACTGCCAACACTGTTAGgtcagaagagagggaggaggagagagggagagggggttggaAGAAAACGCCTATGTTAAAACAGTGTTAGATTTAGTGGTTTGCCTTTATAGCTGCAGTCTATAAACCTTTCATTGGGTTGGGTGGAAATACTGCTCCCAGGGTGGGGGACACATG contains:
- the LOC121552647 gene encoding bone morphogenetic protein 2 — protein: MVAVFRSLMVLLLAQVLLGGAAGLIPEVGRRKYSESGKQSPEQSENFLNEFELRLLNMFGLKRRPNPSRQAVVPQYMVDLYHMHSVNGDHSTKRPRSMGRHAERAASKANTIRSFHHEESMEALASLKGRTTQQFFFNLTSIPGEELITSAELRVYRDQVLGATAAPTSNTSYNRSNSSSTKTSTSAGGIHRINVYEVFGAPASPRGEPLTRLLDTRLVQDSLSRWESFDVSPAVSQWASGGRHNHGFMVEVFHPYTQGGEEAQRQSRHIRVSRSLHEDQDSWPQARPLLVTYSHDGRGNAVLHRDKRQAAGHRKQRRKHQHKANCRRHELDVDFSEVGWNEWIVAPPGYHAFYCHGVCPFPLADHLNSTNHAIVQTLVNSVNSNIPRACCVPTELSPISLLYLDEYEKVILKNYQDMVVEGCGCR